The genome window CTCGGTGATTGGTAATCAACAATCAGATGTACAAGACAAATCCTATATCACTTCCACACTAATTAAACTGGAAGTGGTCTTATAACAGGAACGCGTGTATTTAATCAGAATTGAAGTAATCAACGAACATGGTATAATTTGCAGGCGACCGGGCCAAATTTGTTTGACCTAACCATTCACCTCAGTGTTAAATATAATCATGGAACTAGGGAGACACAGTAATCCAttaatattatttgttatatatattgaacTGTTCCAGGAGAAATATGACAAAGCGTCCTAAATCACGAGGTATGTGACACTACTGTCTAGAACAAAACATATCACGAGTTCCGGTTAAGATGGACGTTCGcattataaaaaattaaaagccgtttcggaaaggcaGTGGTCCTATAACTCAGAGCCAGTAAACAATTAGAACATAAAATTGATCCATTTATGGAGAATCTAGAATCTATATTGGAAAAATCAGCCGAGTGCATTTATTAGGATTATTAAAGGATTATAATCCCCAATTCATAGAATTTTGATTTATGTTgtttagaaattaatttaagtatatatagacaatatGCAAATGCATATATAGTAACcgtatttacaatgtatgtttcTGGAAAAAAATGCTGATTTTACGGGTCGCGTTTTTTCAACTGTTTTTGAATGCTCTATATTTGTGGCATACTAAATTTCTTTAACTTGCTCTTTTCCAATATTAGCGCCAAAAGTATTGAGAGTTACTATCGCCTTGTCTTCACACTTCGACAGCCGAATACCATGTCAAGCGGTGACTTTTCATTGTGTTGAATGAGGATATCCAAGACACGGGAGAGGAGGGTCTTATGACATTTATTTGGCATGTAGGGCTTTGATGGGTCTGATCATAGTATTATTTGCGTAGATTGTTCTCCCCGTTTTACCCAATACGCACTTCAGTCACACTACTGAGCGGTTGAAACGTATTATGAATGGAGAAACACCACTTGTGGTAACgcgtaacaacaaaaaaaaccgTACTCGAGGTTAGATCAGATCTACCCATGATTTGCGCTCGGGACGCAAATAACGGAATTAGGCGTCATTGAATACTCGACCCTATGGATAGTTGACACATCATCCGTACTAGATGATTTACAGAACTTTTTTGAAGAAATTTTGAACGACAAACTTGAAGTTGGTAAGTTTAAATTTGACTATCTCTGTGTCATAACTGGGTGTGTATGTCGAGTTTGCGCCCTAAATTCAACCGGTCATTTCTTTCAGCCACTGGTGCAAGTGAAGTCGAAGCGTTCGAGTCATTTTGATGATATCTAGGCCTGGTCAGGGCGCCAATAACTGGCTGACTATGGCCATATGTCAACATAGGCATTTTATGATATGACTTGGTCGGTCGCccttaataacgacaacaaacgacaacacgttaaatGCAAGGAAGAAGTTAGTGACTACGAAACAcaagatatgttattcagtacattaaaataaacagTTCTACCAAGTTTAATGAAGTTTGGtgcaaaaatgaaggaattagagTGATTTGAATGTTCCAAAATCGTCCACTGGTCAACGATAGATCAAGTGAATCAGTGCTAGCGAAagatttaaaaagtaaaatacgAATTAATATTTCCACGTTCGTAGGGACTGGAAACATACTCATGTATTGAGTATGGTCGAGAGTATAATGATGTTTACCCAACAATGGCTTAGATTTGAGACCCTATGCACTCGTGAACACGCAAAGGCGTGTGTAACGCGCTTACAACCATTTCATGTTTATAACGTAGAACTTTTCACAATAAAGGTTCCTATAAGACTGATAAACTCCCCAAAGGTGCGTTATCAACCTTGAATTactttatatgaaataaacttACGTTAACAGGTTTTCCATATCGTTCAAAGCCTTGGCAGAAAACTTGATAGCATCAGCAGCGTTCATGTTGTTGTTCACCAAGGGCGTTTGAGGTGCTGATCTCTTCCCTTTGCCTTTCTTCTTCACAGAAGTTGTTAATTCATTCCATTGCTGATTTAAAGCGGTCATCATATTGCACACTGGAACTATCTTATCCCTTAGTTCTAAGGCTTGACTAGTTAGACGCTCTGATTCTTTTTTCTTGTCATTGTACGATTGTGTAAGCGTTCTGTAATTAGAGAGTGATGTTATCATAAAATGCATAACCATAAATGATATGGCATATTAACCAGAAATACTAGAATAACTGATCAATacataaaattgtcatttattttcatacaaTGATAGGAAGATATAACTTTGGTATATCATGTTTACTTGTTACATTTGTTTAACTCCCTTTATTTAGAATACGAAATAATCATATAATTTTCACATTCTACCTACATTTAACGAGATCCGtctacaagtatatatataacttaaactttatacatgtgtataatatttataaactttatttaacaCGCTGGTTATGATCAGGTGCCAACAGAAAACAATTCCTCAAACAACAGGTTCTCATTTTTAAGGTGAGGTTCTTGCCAAGCTCTGGTCATTTTCACTTCAATTCTAAGCCAAGTGAGTATAAAGTTTTCTAACCAAGTGTGTAAAGTTTCCTAATGTGTTTGTATGATTTTAGGTCGATACGTGTGACAGCTACgtgtttcatatttatattatcaataataacatGTTACGTCTGAGGCAATCATACTTTAAGCCCAATTTGTATGGAATAAATAAACCCGTTGCCTTACCGTTTCTCTTTCTCTAAGACAGACGTTCGTTCCCTTTCTCTGTGAGACAAAAAATCACAGACATAATAATGCCtttaaaatcaaacaatgaACTTAATTTTACATGATTTAGTCAAAAGTGCAAtcattaatgtatttatataatcgGTCTTGATACTTGATAAATCATTATGAATTTATTGTAGGAACCATTTTGAAACCTGACATAATTTGCTTTAGCCTTTTTCTGAAAAACTTACCTTTCAAGCTCATTGGTGAGTTTTTCAATAGTTCCTGCAACTCTGAGTATAGaagattaaacaaaataaaaagaccAGTGACAAAAACgtcattatcatcataatcagTATAATTATCGAATGCATCATgaattgtacattttattttattaataaagagtaatgttcaatcttctgcattgttttataatttccgTTCctcatacttttttttattgtatttcattcTTATTTAAGTGACACGACTGTCGCATTGTATTTGTCAAAAGTAAAGATTTCTATTTGTTTGTGTTCATAGTATATTGGCTACCGTTAaagccatcctcgataccccaggggttactatcaatgaCGTTATATCCGTCCCTGGAATATCTCGTAGTAAAATTAGAGGCAACTGAAAACACAGGTAATTTGGTCATTTAGTGTATTTCATAAGAATTTTATAAAGATAGACTTACGCTAGGACGGATTGTTGGTTTTCAGTGCCTTCTGGGCTTGTTTTAGCTAGTAAGTTTGAATCACCAGGTGATACGCTTGGAGTCTCATTCGTTTTAACACATCCCACTTCCTTGAGATCTACAAGTTGTTTATCTCGATactttgataaatatgttggctGTTGACATACAAAAATGGTCACACGTAGATTTTGATTGTGGTTGGAAGCTTTTACATTCCATGTTCAGGATTTCATTCTTAACTGATATAAACAGTATATGACGGAACAATAATTTGAAGCTTTTAAAACTAAGTATAACTATATCAATATTGTATAACATATTCGTTTGTACTTTCTTTTGTCGTTTGTAGTTTTCATATCACATCATAGACAAACAACGGAAAGACATTCTAAAAGTCTCTGACTtcatgcttataatttaatttatactAATTAGGCATTAATTTCTGTGCCTTTACTTATTCGTACAATGAAATAATTCAGTCGTAGCGCATTGATACCTTATCCATTTATTTTGTAGCTTTCATATTCGTTATTTCATAACAAccaagaaaacattttattgtacAAAACAGTCTATCTCATTTAaacacttgtttgtttgattgattaaaacgtcctattaacagtcagggtcatgtaaggacgggtTCCCAGGTATGCGGTGTATAGCATGTGTGAAGTacgaagtgcgtgttttgggagactgcggtattttcGAGACATTTCTTCTACCACACAGGGCTACTAAGTACTCAACAACTACATTTACCTTGTTTATCTTCAGAATGTAGATTTATTAACATACGTtacaatatgtaaaatatgCTTTACAATTAGAAATATTTAAGTAAATACTTACGTTGCATAAACGTGTCTTCGTTTGATCATACTCTTTAGATGATGACACTTTCTTCCAATGCCAGTCCAGACTTTTGAAAAATGGCTGTATATCTAACTCCTTGTTTGAAGTCAGGTGCTTATAAAGGAACAAAAACATACACTGTAGATTAAAGTTTTTCCTGTCAATGTATTACTAAAAGCTAAGTTTTAGAGTTATACAAAGTGCATCCAACTGTTCATTTTACACAAGTCGACAAGAAAGAACTTGATTTCCATTTGGTATAGAAATATTGCAAATCACATAAGTTTAATACAATGTTCCTTCATCATATTGAATTACGTTTGCTTTTTTCGTCTCACCTGTtcaatacatttacaaataccCTCGAAGGCACCCTGAGAGGAGTCCCATATTGATGCATGTGTCAAATTTTCTTTAAGAGTTTTTACAGTGTAGATGTACTTGGGGCATGATTGATCAGCCATAGTTTTCCACTTTTCTGTCACCTTCTctgtgaaaaataaaatattgacaatttaTGTTCAAACGATGAAAATGTGGCAAATATGTGGCCATGAAGCGCAATTGGTTGAACGTTCTGCTTGTATGTATATGTTACGATCAGTATTTTCCGAATAAATCGTGAGGATGATCAATCGGGAACCTTCGGCACTTTCCGTAAACGAAAAATACTCCTTATAGAAtgcccgaggagttccgattggAGGATGATGTGTTCTTTCCTTTCCAAcacatttaattataattcGCGGGTTATTTGATTTCCTGATCTGATGTATTCACCCCCaatctttaattatcaaaatttcaacTTTAAGGCCACGGAAACTGATATCatattaatattgtattattgGAAATGCGTATATTACTCTAGTGTTAATTTAAAATATGACCTGTTATCCACTGCTATACATaccatacattatacatgtatgcggAAATAATTCTATTTTTAGACCTACCTGGTTCCATAAAACATGTATAGCCTGGTCGTTTATTAATTTATGAGTTAATGCATTAAAGGGATAAGACGTATATAGTTCGCAATATCAgtcaaatttatgaaaaatacttacttttacaTGCTCAGCAGGGATAATGTCAACCCAGATGTAAATCACATCCGCAGTCCAAAGGCGAGGTAGATACCTGGAATAGACCTATTTTTAGACCATCGGGGATTCATCGAAACGGTGTTTACAAGTAGGGCATTATCTGATCcgatatgtaatatatactacacgtgatatataaacatttctatGTAGATAGTTTGTTATGGTACTGCTTTATTGATgaatattattcaatattaCTACACAAGAGAGGTTTGTCATTCCTTAAGTTTCAATAAACCAGTGCAGGTAGTAGGAATAACCGTGGTTCTTATGCATGTACCTTGTACAACTAAGCCTGACCGGCCATTCCAAGAACAGAGCAAAGCATTTACTCTTCTGGATCCGACTCCTGCCATGACACAAAAGGGTTTTTTTACTTGTTAATTTAAATCTGGAGGCAAAACAATTCAACATCTGGTTTACCCATAATTAACTCTTGTcattttaatattcatatttttcttaTCTAACATACACTCAGTCATGTGATCCTCATAACAACGTGATTTTTTATCAGCATCTACATTTTGATTTGCTGATAGATGTGTGATGTTAAACCAAATGATCTCCTTTCAAAACACATTCCACATGGACTCTCC of Argopecten irradians isolate NY chromosome 7, Ai_NY, whole genome shotgun sequence contains these proteins:
- the LOC138328023 gene encoding uncharacterized protein isoform X1 translates to MADQSCPKYIYTVKTLKENLTHASIWDSSQGAFEGICKCIEQHLTSNKELDIQPFFKSLDWHWKKVSSSKEYDQTKTRLCNPTYLSKYRDKQLVDLKEVGCVKTNETPSVSPGDSNLLAKTSPEGTENQQSVLAVAGTIEKLTNELERERERTSVLEKEKRTLTQSYNDKKKESERLTSQALELRDKIVPVCNMMTALNQQWNELTTSVKKKGKGKRSAPQTPLVNNNMNAADAIKFSAKALNDMENLLT
- the LOC138328023 gene encoding uncharacterized protein isoform X2 — its product is MPQHLTSNKELDIQPFFKSLDWHWKKVSSSKEYDQTKTRLCNPTYLSKYRDKQLVDLKEVGCVKTNETPSVSPGDSNLLAKTSPEGTENQQSVLAVAGTIEKLTNELERERERTSVLEKEKRTLTQSYNDKKKESERLTSQALELRDKIVPVCNMMTALNQQWNELTTSVKKKGKGKRSAPQTPLVNNNMNAADAIKFSAKALNDMENLLT